Proteins encoded by one window of Panicum virgatum strain AP13 chromosome 7N, P.virgatum_v5, whole genome shotgun sequence:
- the LOC120681635 gene encoding CRM-domain containing factor CFM2, chloroplastic-like has product MLLSFSPHPSPLLSLPATSASKPCARLRPVQACASASPSPELLGKSALRRISDKLRSLGYLETGSETPAPAPDTSGDAPSAGEIFVPTRAQLPRHRVGSTLDPSWATADGEAGSAARRQRRGRGRDAASAPPSAAELALPRDELRRLQGIGIRVRKRLKVGKAGITEGIVNGIHERWRNAEVVKIRFEDVWAMNMRRTHEMLERKTGGLVIWRSGSTIILYRGTNYKYPYFHYREERIDDFLDKESSEQSSSGDEDEDLGIESVALSSSGEEDETSFQHDSSFESSENPVIACAERRSTGEGKNYTIGDLSQSLSRGKDTTHPILSTKRLVFYTHEGNLDIRTATPNEQHARLHVNTHADQHGKVGPRDRSSLVAGVGSPNKFRLQLPGEVKLAEEADKLLDGLGPRFSGWWGYDPLPVDADLLPAIVPGYRRPFRLLPSGVPPKLTDREMTILRRLAHPLPFHYALGRSSNLQGLAASMIKLWERCEVAKIAIKRDANKTDSELVTEELKGLTGGTLLSRDKESIVFYRGKDFLPPAVSLAIEKRRKLGGSTIYKPKPDTEESTPAQDASVLKVSSDVPVHINEEEISVPENRVESLNTVAQSVETRLSQAIGEKEKAERLLQELENASQPSKAETREVMSEEERYMLRKVGLKMKQFLLLGRRGVFDGTIENMHLHWKYRELVKIICKEHSLKDVEYAARTLEAASGGILVAVEKVSKGHAIIVYRGKNYQRPSTLRPKTLLSKREALKRSMENQRCKSLKVHVLNLSKNIDYLRDQMNSSYYKTTIHGPSVNSGTLQQKNEEVPEVAPKSSEPEVEECTSVMMDGTLNLTNSGVHLDDDDTQSKVCLTKLEDDSLLTASPCLTGRSSAVSFSDLNRHQSQHSSAMTFDPDSHSEGDSKDVDAPKFDVESDPLLPLRATPLSNKERLVLRKQALKMKKRPVLSIGRNNVITGVAKTIKTHFKKHHLAIVNIKNRADGTPIQQLIAELEEATGSVLVSQETNKVILYRGWGAEVAQKSSKENGTDEEKEVISPQLLEAIRLECGLLPGESG; this is encoded by the exons ATGCTCCTCTCATTCTCTCCGCAcccttcccctctcctctccctccccgccACTTCCGCCTCCAAACCCTGCGCCCGCCTCCGTCCTGTCCAAGCCTGCGCCTCCGCGTCCCCCTCACCGGAGCTCCTCGGCAAGTCGGCGCTCCGCCGCATCTCCGACAAGCTCCGCAGTCTCGGCTACCTCGAGACCGGCTCCGAGACCCCCGCACCGGCCCCGGACACGAGCGGGGACGCCCCCTCCGCCGGCGAGATCTTCGTGCCCACCCGGGCCCAGCTCCCGCGCCACCGCGTCGGCTCCACCCTAGACCCGAGCTGGGCCACAGCCGACGGCGAGGCCGGCTCCgctgcgcggcggcagcggagggggCGCGGGAGGGATGCTGCTTCGGCACCGCCGTCCGCGGCGGAGCTGGCGCTGCCGCGGGACGAGCTGCGGCGGCTGCAGGGGATCGGGATCAGGGTGAGGAAGAGGCTCAAAGTCGGGAAGGCGGGCATCACGGAGGGAATCGTGAACGGGATACACGAGCGGTGGCGGAACGCGGAGGTCGTTAAGATCAGGTTCGAGGACGTCTGGGCTATGAACATGAGGCGCACGCACGAGATGCTCGAG AGGAAAACTGGAGGCTTAGTCATTTGGAGGTCTGGGAGTACCATCATATTATATAGAGGAACCAACTATAAGTATCCTTACTTCCATTACAGAGAAGAAAGGATTGATGATTTTCTTGACAAAGAATCATCAGAGCAGAGCAGCTCTGGGGATGAGGATGAAGATCTTGGTATAGAATCAGTGGCGCTGAGTAGCAGTGGGGAGGAGGATGAGACTAGTTTTCAACATGATAGCAGTTTTGAAAGTAGTGAGAATCCTGTTATAGCATGTGCAGAACGGAGGAGTACAGGAGAGGGAAAGAACTATACCATAGGAGATTTGAGCCAGAGCTTAAGCAGAGGGAAAGATacaactcatccaatattatcTACCAAACGGCTTGTTTTTTATACACATGAGGGAAATTTGGACATTAGAACTGCAACTCCAAATGAACAGCATGCGAGATTGCACGTAAACACTCATGCTGATCAACATGGTAAAGTTGGTCCTAGAGATCGGTCATCCTTAGTGGCTGGTGTTGGTTCTCCTAATAAGTTCCGATTACAGTTGCCTGGGGAGGTCAAACTTGCAGAGGAAGCTGATAAATTACTGGATGGGTTGGGCCCAAGGTTTTCTGGTTGGTGGGGTTATGATCCCCTTCCAGTGGATGCTGATTTATTACCAGCTATTGTGCCAGGATACCGTAGACCTTTTCGACTTCTTCCTTCTGGTGTGCCGCCTAAGCTAACAGACAGGGAAATGACTATCCTTAGGAGACTAGCTCATCCCTTGCCCTTCCACTATGCACTTG GAAGAAGCAGTAACCTTCAAGGATTGGCTGCATCCATGATCAAGCTATGGGAAAGATGCGAGGTAGCGAAGATTGCGATCAAGAGAGATGCAAACAAAACTGATAGTGAACTCGTCACTGAAGAATTAAAG GGATTGACAGGTGGAACCCTATTATCAAGGGATAAGGAGTCGATTGTATTCTACAGAGGGAAAGATTTCCTCCCCCCAGCTGTCTCTCTGGCAATAGAAAAACGCAGAAAGTTGGGCGGTTCTACAATCTACAAGCCCAAGCCTGACACTGAAGAAAGCACGCCTGCTCAAGATGCTTCTGTACTGAAGGTATCAAGTGATGTCCCTGTACACATTAATGAAGAGGAAATTTCTGTTCCAGAGAATAGAGTAGAATCTCTTAATACTGTGGCCCAGAGTGTGGAGACCAGATTATCTCAG GCCATAGGAGAGAAAGAGAAGGCTGAAAGACTTCTTCAAGAACTAGAAAATGCATCTCAGCCTTCAAAAGCTGAAACTAGAGAGGTTATGTCGGAAGAGGAGAGGTACATGTTGAGGAAAGTGGGATTGAAGATGAAACAATTTCTGCTGCTAG GGAGGAGAGGAGTTTTTGATGGAACTATTGAAAATATGCATCTTCATTGGAAATATCGAGAACTTGTCAAGATTATCTGTAAAGAACACAGCCTTAAAGATGTTGAATATGCTGCTCGAACTCTAGAGGCAGCGAGTGGTGGTATTTTGGTGGCAGTGGAAAAAGTGAGCAAAGGACATGCTATTATAGTATATCGAGGAAAGAATTACCAGAGGCCATCAACTCTCAGGCCAAAAACTTTGTTGAGTAAAAGGGAAGCTTTGAAGCGTTCTATGGAAAACCAACGTTGTAAG TCCCTGAAGGTTCATGTGCTTAATCTGTCAAAGAATATTGACTACTTGAGGGACCAGATGAATTCCAGCTACTATAAAACGACCATTCATGGTCCTAGCGTCAACTCCGGAACATTACAACAGAAAAATGAA GAAGTGCCTGAAGTTGCTCCCAAGAGTTCAGAGCCGGAGGTTGAGGAGTGCACTTCAGTTATGATGGATGGAACCTTAAATTTAACAAATTCCGGAGTTCATTTGGATGACGATGATACGCAG AGCAAAGTCTGTCTCACTAAACTTGAAGATGACTCTTTGTTGACTGCAAGTCCATGCCTGACCGGGAGATCTAGTGCAGTTTCATTCAGTGATCTGAACAGACAT CAAAGCCAGCACAGCTCTGCTATGACGTTCGATCCAGATAGTCATAGTGAAGGCGATTCAAAAGATGTGGATGCACCAAAATTTGATGTGGAATCTGATCCTCTCTTGCCTCTGAGAGCAACACCACTCTCAAATAAAGAAAGGCTTGTGCTAAGGAAGCAAGCGCTTAAAATGAAGAAACGCCCGGTACTTTCCATAG GGAGGAATAATGTCATCACGGGAGTTGCGAAGACAATAAAAACACACTTCAAGAAGCATCATCTTGCTATTGTGAACATAAAGAACAGAGCGGATGGGACTCCAATCCAGCAACTGATAGCAGAACTGGAG GAGGCCACAGGATCGGTCCTAGTGTCACAAGAAACGAACAAAGTGATTTTGTACAGAGGTTGGGGAGCAGAAGTGGCCCAGAAAAGCTCAAAGGAAAATGGTACCGATGAAGAAAAGGAGGTGATATCGCCTCAGCTCCTGGAGGCGATCAGGTTAGAGTGTGGATTGCTCCCTGGCGAGTCAGGATAG
- the LOC120683337 gene encoding uncharacterized protein LOC120683337 — MEAGPHLGQHHSLAPSLFVKIHSAEGQSYEAMAMISGACSSQLGQQSEGVVVALVSYHVILNAVVKALGGSTPYSLRMVDGPYVATGFVVIQLAGQIDDLTLLEATGLASMTKDGAEEAAAKALIVAAKRDFGVVVKDFNLSSIEVLRKENEDLHRINQLLRSGWALLLDDLETLQKTLEEITIDAVSGSPRNSIAVLAHGAAVWAEENIWDGTAALEKLSRDFMDEN, encoded by the exons ATGGAGGCTGGTCCTCATTTGGGGCAGCATCACTCCCTGGCACCGTCCTTGTTCGTGAAAATCCATAGTGCTGAAGGGCAGAGCTATGAAGCAATGGCGATGATTTCTGGTGCTTGCAGCAGCCAGTTGGGCCAGCAATCGGAAG GAGTTGTTGTTGCGCTCGTCTCCTATCACGTGATTTTGAATGCTGTGGTGAAAGCTTTGGGAGGATCAACTCCTTATTCACTGCGTATGGTTGATGGTCCGTATGTGGCGACGGGTTTTGTGGTTATTCAGTTAGCAGGTCAGATTGATGATTTGACTCTCCTTGAGGCGACGGGGTTAGCATCGATGACTAAGGACGGGGCAGAGGAGGCTGCAGCTAAAGCACTGATTGTTGCAGCAAAACGGGATTTTGGTGTTGTGGTGAAGGATTTTAACCTTAGTTCTATAGAAGTTCTACGCAAGGAGAACGAAGATCTGCATAGGATCAATCAGCTGCTTAGGTCTGGATGGGCTCTGTTACTTGATGATCTTGAGACACTTCAGAAGACTCTGGAAGAGATCACCATTGATGCTGTCAGTGGCTCTCCCAGGAATTCTATTGCTGTGCTTGCTCATGGAGCTGCCGTCTGGGCTGAAGAGAACATTTGGGATGGCACCGCTGCACTGGAAAAGCTATCAAGGGACTTCATGGATGAGAACTGA
- the LOC120683335 gene encoding uncharacterized protein LOC120683335 isoform X1, giving the protein MLVAVGMDALGCDDEKATGMLISETKVRRGVYIPRRFILNQVMDALKLKVHSSAYDSTFEALGMETTWMHVDLPCGNQPGSDSTTVIFGTPQASHSEADESACQAVLNYYSNARDVKIDDYSHSALKMKQEQLDASNFFCNAMQDKMVRLVLECDAALNAVQDYKQSNDMKIHTLSETLIKKKQDELNNDFFYEILQDKVDLLQDRNIQKDRYNLMVHDIASICGQFHDLLPIKKIQPDQNISEYTETGFVFVGNKNNPSRIDQLALALLKILHDGIVNEAKHAATPF; this is encoded by the exons ATGCTGGTTGCGGTAGGAATG GATGCATTGGGCTGTGATGATGAAAAGGCAACTGGCATGCTCATCAGTGAAACTAAG GTACGCCGTGGTGTTTACATTCCACGCCGTTTCATCCTCAACCAAGTTATGGATGCTCTGAAACTCAAGGTGCATAGCTCAGCCTATGACTCCACCTTCGAAGCCCTCGGCATGGAAACAACATGGATGCATGTTGATCTACCTTGTGGAAACCAGCCCGGATCAGATTCGACCACTGTCATCTTTGGTACTCCACAGGCATCTCATAGTGAAGCTGATGAAAGTGCATGCCAGGCAGTGCTCAACTACTACTCCAATGCTAGAGATGTGAAGATCGACGACTACAGTCACAGTGCTCTCAAAATGAAACAAGAACAGCTGGATGCAAGCAATTTTTTCTGCAATGCCATGCAGGACAAAATGGTTCGCCTTGTGCTAGAATGTGATGCTGCTCTCAATGCTGTTCAGGACTACAAGCAGAGCAATGATATGAAAATCCATACTTTGAGTGAGACCTTAATCAAGAAGAAACaagatgaactcaacaatgatTTCTTCTATGAGATCCTACAAGACAAGGTTGATTTACTTCAAGACAGGAATATTCAGAAGGACCGCTACAACCTCATGGTGCATGACATTGCTTCCATCTGTGGCCAGTTCCATGACCTGCTCCCGATTAAAAAAATTCAGCCTGATCAGAATATCTCTGAGTACACCGAGACTGGATTCGTTTTTGTTGGCAACAAAAACAATCCATCTCGCATTGACCAGCTAGCTTTGGCTCTCCTGAAGATTCTACATGATGGAATCGTCAATGAGGCCAAGCACGCTGCTACTCCATTCT GA
- the LOC120683335 gene encoding uncharacterized protein LOC120683335 isoform X2 translates to MLVADALGCDDEKATGMLISETKVRRGVYIPRRFILNQVMDALKLKVHSSAYDSTFEALGMETTWMHVDLPCGNQPGSDSTTVIFGTPQASHSEADESACQAVLNYYSNARDVKIDDYSHSALKMKQEQLDASNFFCNAMQDKMVRLVLECDAALNAVQDYKQSNDMKIHTLSETLIKKKQDELNNDFFYEILQDKVDLLQDRNIQKDRYNLMVHDIASICGQFHDLLPIKKIQPDQNISEYTETGFVFVGNKNNPSRIDQLALALLKILHDGIVNEAKHAATPF, encoded by the exons ATGCTGGTTGCG GATGCATTGGGCTGTGATGATGAAAAGGCAACTGGCATGCTCATCAGTGAAACTAAG GTACGCCGTGGTGTTTACATTCCACGCCGTTTCATCCTCAACCAAGTTATGGATGCTCTGAAACTCAAGGTGCATAGCTCAGCCTATGACTCCACCTTCGAAGCCCTCGGCATGGAAACAACATGGATGCATGTTGATCTACCTTGTGGAAACCAGCCCGGATCAGATTCGACCACTGTCATCTTTGGTACTCCACAGGCATCTCATAGTGAAGCTGATGAAAGTGCATGCCAGGCAGTGCTCAACTACTACTCCAATGCTAGAGATGTGAAGATCGACGACTACAGTCACAGTGCTCTCAAAATGAAACAAGAACAGCTGGATGCAAGCAATTTTTTCTGCAATGCCATGCAGGACAAAATGGTTCGCCTTGTGCTAGAATGTGATGCTGCTCTCAATGCTGTTCAGGACTACAAGCAGAGCAATGATATGAAAATCCATACTTTGAGTGAGACCTTAATCAAGAAGAAACaagatgaactcaacaatgatTTCTTCTATGAGATCCTACAAGACAAGGTTGATTTACTTCAAGACAGGAATATTCAGAAGGACCGCTACAACCTCATGGTGCATGACATTGCTTCCATCTGTGGCCAGTTCCATGACCTGCTCCCGATTAAAAAAATTCAGCCTGATCAGAATATCTCTGAGTACACCGAGACTGGATTCGTTTTTGTTGGCAACAAAAACAATCCATCTCGCATTGACCAGCTAGCTTTGGCTCTCCTGAAGATTCTACATGATGGAATCGTCAATGAGGCCAAGCACGCTGCTACTCCATTCT GA